A single window of Aspergillus oryzae RIB40 DNA, chromosome 8 DNA harbors:
- a CDS encoding uncharacterized protein (predicted protein), translating to MQFKLFVAPLLFALAMAAPSFEDGHLAKRTCGTLTGEKLKICQEACKAICSAGTAGIASGLCEKACDLGPLKREAAPEPEPSFGQKACDVACDVACNSTVLALEQRKCLEKCVSVIHQYSFPGFHSADWIPCYRRPSATTRFRGLHVIPSLCDSESEEDELISLSLSEINLENVYVRGNDQRKCRYSGHAAYSNRSDYIVYKPVHLDLIYTRSRVSLLYITNEDMMLLGNIHWIAMKL from the exons ATGCAGTTCAAGCTCTTCGTTGCCCCTCTCCTTTTCGCCCTGGCCATGGCTGCTCCCTCTTTCGAGGACGGCCATCTCGCCAAGCGTACCTGCGGCACCCTTACCGgcgagaagctgaagatctGCCAGGAAGCTTGCAAGGCCATTTGC TCGGCTGGAACTGCAGGGATTGCCTCCGGTCTTTGTGAGAAGGCCTGTGACCTTGGT CCCTTGAAGCGTGAGGCCGCTCCCGAGCCTGAGCCCTCTTTCGGACAGAAGGCCTGCGATGTTGCT TGTGACGTTGCTTGCAACTCTACCGTCCTCGCTCTGGAGCAGCGCAAGTGCCTTGAGAAATGTGTAAGTGTCATCCATCAATATTCCTTTCCCGGTTTTCACAGTGCTGACTGGATTCCATGTTACAGAAGGCCAAGTGCGACAACTAGATTTCGG GGTCTTCATGTAATCCCAAGTCTTTGTGATAGCGAATCTGAGGAAGACGAATTAATCTCACTATCCCTTAGTGAAATTAACCTCGAAAATGTCTACGTGAGAGGAAATGATCA aagaaaatgcaggTATTCCGGTCACGCGGCTTACTCCAATAGAAGTGACTACATTGTTTATAAACCGGTCCATCTAGATCTTATATATACTCGATCTCGAGTCTCATTGTtatatattacta ATGAGGACATGATGTTGCTCGGTAACATTCATTGGATCGCTATGAAGCTGTGA